In the genome of Raphanus sativus cultivar WK10039 chromosome 4, ASM80110v3, whole genome shotgun sequence, one region contains:
- the LOC108837611 gene encoding HVA22-like protein i, which translates to MIGSFLTRGLVMLLGYAYPAYECYKTVEKNRPEIEQLRFWCQYWILVACLTVFERVGDAFVSWVPMYSEAKLAFFIYLWYPKTRGTTYVYESFFRPYLSQHENDIDHSLLELRTRAGDMAVVYWQRVASYGQTRIFEILQYVAAQSTPRPQQPQKRGGRANQVPVKPKKSPTVQPEPEEAASSSSSSSDSDGNDATSKAAGPSKATSGPATDTKTAGITQIVQKLVSSPPTQSTSQVEAEPMQIEEVEGEGEAESVNGNANPEGPKETVMEQTIRMTRGRLRKTRSEESR; encoded by the exons ATGATTGGATCGTTTCTTACAAGAGGATTGGT GATGTTGTTGGGTTATGCCTACCCTGCGTACGAATGCTACAAGACTGTTGAAAAGAACAGGCCTGAAATTGAGCAACTTCGCTTTTGGTGCCAGTACTG GATATTGGTTGCTTGCTTGACAGTCTTTGAGAGAGTTGGTGATGCCTTTGTTTCATG GGTTCCAATGTACAGTGAAGCTAAGTTAGCATTCTTCATCTACCTGTGGTATCCTAAAACCAGG GGCACTACCTATGTCTACGAATCCTTCTTTAGGCCATATCTCTCACAGCATGAGAATGACATAGACCATAGTTTGTTGGAGCTAAGGACAAGAGCTGGAGATATGGCTGTTGTATATTGGCAACGAGTTGCAAGCTATGGTCAGACCAGAATCTTTGAGATTCTCCAGTATGTTGCTGCACAATCAACTCCAAGGCCGCAACAACCTCAG AAACGTGGAGGCAGAGCTAATCAAGTTCCTGTTAAGCCTAAGAAATCCCCTACCGTTCAACCAGAACCTGAAGAAGCAGCGTCGTCTAGCTCGTCTTCAAGCGACAGTGACGGTAATGATGCTACCAGTAAAGCAGCAGGCCCTTCAAAAGCTACTTCTGGACCAGCCACAGATACCAAAACCGCGGGTATCACTCAGATAGTACAAAAGTTAGTCTCTTCTCCCCCAACCCAATCAACCTCCCAAGTGGAAGCGGAACCAATGCAGATAGAAGAAGTGGAAGGAGAAGGGGAAGCGGAATCAGTGAATGGAAACGCGAACCCGGAAGGTCCAAAGGAGACAGTTATGGAGCAGACAATCAGGATGACTCGCGGGAGGTTGAGGAAGACGCGGTCAGAGGAAAGCCGTTGA